A genomic window from Bdellovibrio sp. SKB1291214 includes:
- a CDS encoding enoyl-CoA hydratase-related protein, with product MNFVVIAEMDHVAYVKLNRPDVRNAFNPEMIAEITETFHQLEMRRDLRAVVLQGEGKSFCAGADLNWMREMVNFSYHQNREDSLRLFAMFEAIAKCTLPIIGLIHGAAFGGALGLVAVCDEVIAEEGTQFCFSEVKLGIAPAVISAFVQRKAVAGKVRPLMLSGAVFNPQVAQQAGLVTEIAPVGEGHNLLQKIIANYKQGGAEAVRETKKLLNDIANLTWEQQRDRTTHLIAERRASDEGQEGLKSFLEKREPSWRS from the coding sequence ATGAACTTTGTTGTCATCGCGGAAATGGATCACGTTGCTTACGTTAAGTTGAACAGACCGGACGTGCGCAACGCTTTTAACCCTGAAATGATCGCAGAAATTACCGAGACATTTCATCAGTTAGAAATGCGTCGTGATCTGCGTGCCGTTGTATTGCAAGGGGAGGGTAAATCCTTTTGCGCCGGTGCTGATTTGAACTGGATGAGAGAAATGGTAAATTTCTCTTACCATCAAAACCGCGAAGATTCTTTGCGTCTGTTTGCAATGTTTGAAGCTATCGCGAAATGCACTCTTCCGATCATTGGGTTGATTCATGGCGCTGCCTTTGGTGGTGCTTTAGGTTTGGTCGCAGTTTGTGATGAAGTCATTGCAGAAGAGGGTACTCAGTTTTGCTTTAGTGAAGTGAAACTCGGAATTGCACCCGCAGTCATCAGCGCGTTTGTTCAACGTAAAGCTGTTGCTGGTAAAGTTCGTCCTTTGATGCTTTCTGGAGCTGTTTTCAATCCTCAAGTGGCCCAGCAAGCCGGTCTGGTGACTGAGATTGCACCGGTCGGTGAGGGGCATAACCTTTTGCAAAAGATTATCGCCAATTACAAGCAAGGCGGTGCGGAAGCAGTTCGTGAAACGAAAAAACTTTTGAATGACATCGCGAATTTAACGTGGGAACAACAGCGTGATCGCACAACTCACTTGATTGCAGAACGTCGTGCCAGCGATGAAGGTCAGGAGGGGCTTAAGTCCTTTCTTGAAAAACGCGAACCATCGTGGAGAAGTTAG
- a CDS encoding acetyl-CoA carboxylase biotin carboxyl carrier protein subunit, with translation MDVKVRIDGVDHKGQAQLLQGTLWVHVNGRTFTMDAGAGRKSRKKAGAGGSSDTVSAPMPGKVTKILVQTGAELKAGQAVLVMEAMKMEYTLKADIAGTVDSVSCAVGEQVALGKALVKIKPSAE, from the coding sequence ATGGACGTTAAGGTTCGTATCGACGGTGTCGATCACAAAGGGCAGGCTCAATTGCTTCAAGGCACATTGTGGGTGCATGTGAATGGACGTACTTTCACTATGGACGCGGGAGCTGGCCGTAAGTCTCGTAAAAAAGCGGGTGCTGGAGGTTCCTCTGATACTGTGTCCGCCCCAATGCCAGGCAAAGTGACTAAAATTTTGGTACAAACGGGTGCAGAGCTTAAAGCGGGACAAGCAGTTTTAGTAATGGAAGCCATGAAAATGGAGTACACTTTAAAAGCTGATATCGCTGGAACTGTGGATTCAGTTTCTTGCGCTGTCGGTGAGCAAGTGGCTTTAGGTAAAGCACTTGTGAAAATTAAACCTTCTGCTGAATAA
- a CDS encoding hydroxymethylglutaryl-CoA lyase: MAKNSVAIVEMGLRDGLQNEKVVLDADTRVEFARRLIEAGTKRVEIGAFVSPQWVPQMAGTKEVVSKAFGLQKSGQIPKKTEFSVLVPNERGMQDAIASGVKEIAIFAACSESFSQKNINCSIDESFKRFEPVMALAKKHKIKVRGYLSTCFGCPFEGKVPEARVVKLAQRMHKLGVYELSVGDTIGVANVGQVHSLFKKIKKVVPVKKLAGHFHDTRGQALANILAAYEEGVRVFDTSLGGLGGCPYAPGATGNVATEDVVYMFHGMGIKTGLNLDKLIAIDPWMSEKIQHALPWKVGKVGPLKPLGKVAVSK, translated from the coding sequence ATGGCTAAGAATTCGGTTGCGATTGTGGAAATGGGACTACGAGACGGTTTGCAAAACGAGAAAGTCGTTTTGGATGCCGACACGCGTGTTGAATTTGCACGTCGTTTGATCGAAGCCGGCACAAAACGTGTTGAGATCGGTGCCTTTGTTTCTCCGCAATGGGTTCCGCAAATGGCGGGGACTAAAGAAGTCGTCAGCAAAGCTTTCGGTTTGCAAAAGTCGGGTCAAATTCCCAAAAAGACTGAATTCTCTGTTTTAGTTCCTAACGAGCGCGGTATGCAAGATGCCATCGCCAGTGGTGTTAAAGAGATCGCTATCTTTGCGGCTTGTTCAGAGTCGTTCTCTCAAAAGAATATCAATTGCTCCATCGATGAAAGCTTTAAACGTTTTGAGCCAGTCATGGCACTAGCTAAGAAACACAAAATCAAAGTGCGTGGCTATCTTTCCACCTGCTTTGGTTGTCCTTTTGAAGGAAAAGTTCCAGAGGCTCGCGTTGTGAAGCTTGCTCAGCGCATGCATAAACTGGGAGTTTACGAGCTTTCCGTGGGTGACACTATAGGTGTTGCGAATGTCGGCCAAGTTCATTCACTTTTTAAGAAAATCAAAAAAGTCGTTCCTGTTAAAAAGTTAGCAGGACATTTCCACGATACTCGAGGACAAGCTCTTGCGAATATTCTTGCGGCTTATGAAGAGGGCGTCCGCGTTTTTGATACTAGCCTTGGTGGTTTGGGTGGTTGTCCTTACGCTCCAGGTGCGACAGGGAATGTGGCGACAGAAGATGTTGTTTACATGTTCCACGGCATGGGAATTAAAACAGGTTTAAACCTTGATAAGTTGATTGCGATCGATCCTTGGATGTCAGAGAAAATCCAACACGCACTTCCCTGGAAGGTTGGTAAAGTGGGACCACTGAAACCTCTGGGAAAAGTCGCTGTCTCAAAATGA
- a CDS encoding acetyl-CoA carboxylase biotin carboxylase subunit — MTKMPGKFTRIAIANRGEVAVRIIKACEELGIETVLLHSEADIHSRAFRMATKTICIGPAPTAESYLNIEANINGALAGGAQAIHPGFGFLSENADFAEAVTKAGLTFIGPSAEAIRSLGDKVHCKELAKKAGLPLVPGYQGENQQVANLITEAERIGYPVIVKAAAGGGGRGMKLIKSSAEAAELIESAQREAQSAFGSPKVFLEKYLDRAKHIEFQIFGDSIGNVAHFFDRECSVQRRHQKIIEEATSPSLTDDLRRRMGEAACAIATLGKYKGAGTVEFLLQDGEFYLLEVNTRLQVEHPVTEEVLGVDLVKMQIMTAQGEYIHDPKMIRIPRGHSIECRIYAENPFLGGVPSTGLLGHVEWPEGPGRRYEYGFDSGDTITPYYDPMIAKVIVWDENRPRAIQKMIRVLKDSVVFGVHTNIPYLIEILSHKEFVMGTMTTRFIETYFADPIKEPELNEVEKKLAAAALAQARGAQTSGTQASTSPWASYWRGI; from the coding sequence ATGACGAAAATGCCTGGAAAATTCACTCGTATCGCTATCGCCAACCGCGGAGAAGTCGCGGTTCGTATTATCAAAGCTTGCGAAGAATTGGGAATCGAAACCGTTCTTTTGCACTCTGAAGCCGACATTCATTCTCGTGCCTTTCGAATGGCGACAAAAACAATCTGCATCGGTCCTGCGCCGACAGCAGAAAGTTACTTAAACATCGAAGCAAATATTAACGGAGCCCTAGCTGGTGGCGCGCAAGCGATCCATCCTGGCTTTGGATTCTTGTCTGAGAACGCTGATTTTGCTGAAGCGGTTACTAAAGCGGGGCTGACATTTATTGGTCCATCAGCGGAAGCGATTCGTTCTTTGGGTGATAAGGTTCACTGTAAAGAGCTTGCGAAAAAAGCCGGTCTTCCTTTGGTTCCTGGATATCAGGGCGAAAACCAACAAGTTGCAAACTTGATCACTGAAGCAGAACGCATTGGTTATCCCGTGATCGTGAAAGCCGCTGCTGGCGGTGGTGGTCGCGGTATGAAATTAATCAAGTCATCTGCGGAAGCTGCGGAGTTGATTGAATCGGCTCAGCGTGAAGCCCAATCTGCTTTCGGTTCGCCAAAAGTTTTCTTGGAAAAATACTTAGACCGCGCAAAACACATCGAATTCCAAATTTTTGGTGATTCGATTGGTAACGTGGCTCACTTCTTTGATCGCGAGTGCTCAGTGCAACGTCGCCATCAAAAAATCATCGAGGAAGCAACTTCTCCGTCTTTGACCGATGATCTTCGTCGTCGTATGGGGGAGGCCGCTTGTGCCATCGCCACTTTGGGTAAATACAAAGGTGCGGGTACGGTTGAGTTTTTGCTTCAAGATGGTGAATTTTATTTGCTTGAAGTGAATACGCGTTTGCAAGTTGAGCATCCAGTGACTGAAGAAGTTTTGGGTGTGGACCTGGTAAAAATGCAGATCATGACAGCTCAAGGTGAATACATACATGATCCAAAAATGATCCGTATTCCTCGTGGTCATTCTATCGAGTGCCGAATTTACGCTGAAAATCCATTCTTGGGTGGCGTGCCGAGTACAGGTTTGTTAGGTCACGTTGAATGGCCCGAGGGCCCCGGCCGTCGCTATGAATATGGTTTTGATTCTGGTGATACGATCACCCCATACTATGACCCGATGATCGCGAAGGTGATTGTTTGGGACGAGAACCGTCCTCGCGCGATTCAAAAAATGATCCGCGTGTTGAAAGACTCGGTCGTGTTCGGTGTTCACACAAATATTCCGTATTTGATTGAGATTCTTTCACATAAAGAATTCGTGATGGGGACGATGACGACAAGATTCATCGAAACTTATTTCGCAGATCCGATCAAAGAACCTGAGCTGAATGAAGTTGAAAAGAAACTTGCAGCGGCAGCATTGGCGCAAGCTCGTGGTGCTCAAACATCGGGAACTCAAGCAAGCACATCACCATGGGCATCTTATTGGAGAGGTATCTAA
- a CDS encoding EamA family transporter, with amino-acid sequence MEKLVAVLCVLIAIFSVQGGASFAKQLFPLIGPQAATFWRAWFSALILLAIYRPWTQKFSASTLKTVAIYGVCLACMNLTFYLSIERVPLGVAVALEFTGPLAVAILGSKRVLDILWVALAAAGIILILPHSDFSKNIDLLGALLALIAGAFWGFYIILAKKVGSKIPGGTATAMGLTVAALTVTVPAVSHVHPSVYDNQMWLMILGMAILSGAIPFSLEMIALRRIPSKTFGVFMSMEPAVAALMGLLFLNERLSDTQMVAIVCVMAASCGSSLTSRSVKVPGKQPIANAKLFGIW; translated from the coding sequence GTGGAGAAGTTAGTCGCAGTCCTTTGCGTTTTGATCGCCATCTTTTCCGTACAAGGTGGCGCAAGCTTCGCGAAACAATTATTTCCATTAATAGGTCCACAAGCTGCAACTTTTTGGCGTGCATGGTTTTCTGCACTCATCCTGCTTGCGATTTACCGTCCTTGGACTCAGAAATTTTCTGCAAGCACTCTTAAAACAGTTGCTATTTATGGTGTCTGTTTGGCTTGTATGAATTTAACGTTCTATCTATCGATTGAACGTGTTCCACTTGGTGTTGCGGTCGCTTTAGAATTCACAGGTCCCTTGGCCGTTGCGATCTTAGGATCTAAAAGAGTCTTAGATATCTTGTGGGTGGCTTTGGCAGCGGCAGGTATCATTTTAATTTTACCTCATTCAGATTTTTCAAAAAATATAGATTTGCTCGGGGCCCTGTTGGCTTTGATCGCTGGCGCTTTTTGGGGTTTTTATATTATCTTGGCGAAAAAAGTGGGCTCGAAAATTCCAGGTGGAACTGCCACTGCAATGGGACTAACAGTGGCGGCCTTAACGGTAACAGTTCCGGCGGTCTCCCACGTCCATCCGTCAGTATACGACAATCAAATGTGGTTGATGATTTTGGGGATGGCTATCTTATCAGGAGCGATTCCGTTTTCATTGGAAATGATCGCATTAAGGCGAATTCCTTCAAAGACTTTCGGTGTTTTCATGAGTATGGAGCCAGCCGTTGCCGCACTTATGGGGCTTCTTTTTTTAAATGAGAGGCTGTCGGACACGCAAATGGTTGCAATTGTGTGCGTGATGGCTGCATCTTGCGGAAGCTCTCTCACGTCTCGCTCGGTCAAAGTTCCCGGTAAGCAACCGATAGCAAATGCAAAACTTTTCGGCATTTGGTGA